The following proteins are co-located in the Polyangiaceae bacterium genome:
- a CDS encoding protein kinase, whose product MRATTPETRTAATAASAAANPEPTPSSDRDAARCRRPTRYDDERFVASGGMGDVWLYRDQTLGRDVAVKELKPNHAAVERRRLRFVREARLQAALQHPGIVPIYDFVECDAGGAYFTMQHVQGDTLSEELARQQDKISTRSRRQLLEALSRVCLTLQYAHERGVVHRDVKPENIMLGKYGEVYVLDWGVAKILEPAEDRPSAVRVAKDKASHLDRVVGTLEYMAPEQFFGGRAVGPTADVFSLGVLLFEILTAQHFREGDEEALFPLAAKGNDMEQRLRKAEVELPPALTALCIQAAHPSPDVRPTAAEFHARLRDYLDGVEESERMRAVAHAHVQSAQLRLNRLSDHPAPRADLQSAAIADLGRAVALDPSREDAAQILRELVDGDAQEPPPEARSTLARQRQAAQRESARASAFSYAAWIALLPLAWWMGVRSAAAVGVLMLGPMLLVLVNVWALRGRRFSKPTALTTLALSFFSVAALSVFAGPYLLVPSLAVATAVTYLVAFRGDRTITLAAQILAPLSVAIPVALAKLGILPQSTVFQEGQARILPFAVDFSVPTTEVLFFVVGTLLVVTANYIVSQVVRSLERSEERAVTQTFWLKRLLPPLSRPDSASSAPPPDAPAPTSSRSNPSS is encoded by the coding sequence ATGCGCGCAACCACTCCGGAGACCAGAACCGCCGCGACCGCCGCGTCCGCAGCGGCGAATCCGGAGCCTACCCCGAGCAGCGACCGCGACGCAGCTCGTTGTCGGCGCCCGACCCGATACGACGACGAGCGCTTCGTGGCGTCCGGTGGGATGGGGGACGTGTGGCTGTATCGGGACCAGACCTTGGGCCGCGACGTCGCCGTCAAGGAGTTGAAGCCCAATCATGCTGCGGTCGAACGTCGGCGCCTGCGCTTCGTTCGCGAAGCCCGCCTTCAAGCGGCGCTCCAACACCCGGGCATCGTTCCCATCTACGACTTCGTCGAATGCGACGCCGGCGGAGCGTACTTCACCATGCAGCACGTGCAGGGCGACACGCTGTCGGAAGAGCTCGCACGCCAGCAGGACAAGATTAGCACCCGCAGTCGTAGGCAGCTGCTCGAAGCGCTGTCGCGAGTCTGCCTGACGCTGCAGTACGCCCACGAGCGCGGCGTCGTGCATCGGGACGTCAAACCCGAGAACATCATGCTCGGCAAGTATGGTGAGGTGTACGTCTTGGACTGGGGCGTGGCGAAGATCCTCGAACCCGCCGAGGATCGCCCATCGGCCGTTCGCGTCGCCAAGGACAAGGCCTCGCACCTCGACCGCGTGGTTGGCACTCTGGAGTACATGGCGCCGGAGCAGTTCTTTGGCGGGCGTGCAGTGGGTCCGACCGCCGACGTGTTCTCCTTGGGCGTGCTGTTGTTCGAGATCCTCACCGCCCAGCATTTCCGCGAAGGAGACGAGGAGGCGCTCTTCCCGCTGGCGGCCAAGGGCAACGACATGGAGCAGCGGCTTCGCAAGGCGGAGGTGGAGCTGCCGCCGGCACTGACCGCGTTGTGCATCCAGGCAGCACACCCTTCTCCCGACGTACGGCCGACCGCCGCGGAGTTCCACGCACGCCTCCGCGACTACCTGGACGGCGTGGAAGAATCCGAGCGGATGCGCGCCGTCGCGCACGCCCACGTGCAGAGCGCTCAGCTGCGACTCAATCGACTGTCCGACCACCCGGCGCCGCGTGCCGACCTGCAGTCCGCCGCCATTGCTGATCTCGGACGCGCTGTCGCACTTGACCCGTCACGCGAAGATGCAGCGCAGATCCTTCGCGAGTTGGTCGATGGGGACGCCCAGGAGCCGCCTCCCGAGGCGCGGTCGACCCTTGCGCGACAACGACAGGCTGCCCAGCGCGAGTCGGCCCGGGCGTCGGCATTCTCCTACGCAGCCTGGATCGCGCTGTTGCCCTTGGCGTGGTGGATGGGAGTGCGCAGCGCCGCGGCCGTGGGCGTGCTGATGCTGGGCCCGATGCTTCTCGTCCTGGTCAACGTGTGGGCGCTACGCGGCCGACGATTCTCGAAGCCGACGGCCCTGACCACCCTGGCTTTGTCCTTTTTCAGCGTGGCCGCCCTGAGCGTGTTTGCGGGCCCCTACTTGCTCGTGCCCAGCCTCGCCGTCGCCACAGCCGTCACGTATCTCGTAGCGTTTCGGGGAGACCGCACCATCACCCTGGCAGCGCAGATCCTCGCTCCCCTGTCCGTCGCCATTCCCGTCGCCCTTGCCAAGCTCGGAATCCTCCCGCAATCCACGGTATTCCAGGAAGGGCAGGCACGGATTCTACCCTTCGCCGTCGACTTCTCCGTTCCGACCACGGAAGTGCTCTTCTTCGTGGTCGGAACGCTGTTGGTCGTCACCGCGAACTACATCGTCAGCCAGGTGGTCCGCAGCCTGGAACGCTCGGAAGAGCGCGCGGTCACCCAAACTTTCTGGCTGAAGCGATTACTGCCGCCGCTCTCGCGGCCTGACTCTGCCTCTAGCGCGCCGCCGCCAGACGCGCCCGCGCCGACAAGTAGTCGATCAAATCCATCTTCGTGA
- a CDS encoding YceI family protein: protein MSRAPRTQATTGWLGPIACGALLSASCAAAPTPSPATPAGAQTKPRSLATLARYCVVRDASSLVASAYALGTRHPISVPAVTGRAWVSRRGQLPERVELDVDVSSARARSEWLTRLARSARFLDVRTHPKARFVGRAIAGHDGVLQLDGVLTLRGISRPLRVDVRGRRAAAELRAEAAFELNRHDFGLEPGIPYEWVLSDAVGVELRVVLHPC from the coding sequence ATGTCGCGAGCGCCCCGCACCCAAGCCACCACGGGATGGCTTGGCCCCATCGCATGCGGCGCGCTGCTCAGTGCCAGCTGTGCAGCAGCGCCGACGCCCTCCCCCGCGACACCCGCCGGAGCCCAGACGAAACCGCGCTCGCTCGCCACGCTCGCGCGCTACTGCGTCGTGCGTGATGCGTCGTCTCTGGTTGCGTCCGCCTATGCCCTCGGCACTCGCCATCCCATCTCGGTTCCGGCGGTCACAGGCCGGGCTTGGGTCAGCCGCCGAGGCCAGCTGCCGGAGCGAGTCGAGTTGGACGTCGACGTCTCGAGCGCACGCGCCCGAAGCGAGTGGCTCACTCGCTTGGCACGCTCTGCGCGTTTCCTCGACGTCCGCACCCACCCCAAGGCGCGATTCGTGGGCCGAGCCATCGCCGGTCACGACGGCGTCCTGCAACTCGACGGCGTGCTGACGCTTCGGGGCATCAGCCGACCCTTGCGCGTCGACGTGCGAGGGCGGCGCGCTGCCGCCGAACTACGCGCAGAGGCTGCATTCGAGCTGAATCGCCATGACTTCGGACTGGAGCCCGGCATTCCCTACGAATGGGTGCTGAGCGACGCGGTCGGTGTCGAACTGCGGGTCGTCCTTCACCCCTGCTGA